Proteins from one Triticum aestivum cultivar Chinese Spring chromosome 7A, IWGSC CS RefSeq v2.1, whole genome shotgun sequence genomic window:
- the LOC123148001 gene encoding K(+) efflux antiporter 6 isoform X2 — protein sequence MLMRRRHLLGPVLPRLLLTALLLASAVAFLPRAAGDDAAEAGDERRVGEAVAAVERADAALGAAEAGGEAAQGNATNKEHSLADMIDRALEKEFPDSEGDQGGGEMDPGSFNNTVAEKQGVLETVARRVTKKNETKDNNSFPFKEVFLDRSEQEDVPTLIDRKDNVFIISNRKSKYPVLQLDLTLISDLVVVIVSATCGGITFACLGQPVITGYLLAGSIIGPGGFSFVNELVQVETVAQFGVIFLLFALGLEFSTAKLRAVRAVAVLGGLLQIILFMFLCGISATLCGGKTKEGVFVGVLLSMSSTAVVLKFLMEKNSINALHGQVTVGILVLQDCAVGLLFALLPILSGASGLLHGVASMTKSFVLLISFLGILSILSRTCVPWFLKLMISLSSQTNELYQLAAVAFCLLFAWCSDKLGLSLELGSFAAGVMISTTDLAQHTLEQIEPIRNLFAALFLASIGMLINVHFLWNHVDILLAAVILVITIKTFIVSIVVKGFGYNNKTSLLVGMSLAQIGEFAFVLLSRASSIHLIEGKLYLLLLGTTALSLVTTPLLFKMIPAVVHLGVLLRWFSVDSNQLGLKGEVLRNDSGKRINLIIQGPHDS from the exons ATGCTGATGCGTCGCCGCCACCTGCTGGGCCCGGTCCTCCCCCGCCTCCTCCTCACCGCCCTCCTCCTCGCGTCGGCCGTCGCATTCCTCCCCCGCGCGGCCGGCGACGACGCCGCCGAGGCGGGCGACGAGCGCCGCGTGGGCGAGGCGGTCGCGGCGGTGGAGCGCGCGGACGCCGCCCTGGGGGCCGCCgaggccggcggggaggcggcgcagGGCAATGCCACGAACAAGGAGCACAGCCTCGCCGACATGATCGACCGCGCGCTGGAGAAGGAGTTCCCCGACTCGGAGGGCGACCAGGGCGGCGGAG AGATGGACCCCGGCAGCTTCAACAACACGGTCGCGGAGAAGCAG GGAGTTCTGGAAACTGTGGCCAGAAGAGTAACGAAGAAGAATGAGACCAAAGACAATAA CTCATTCCCATTCAAGGAGGTTTTCTTGGATCGGTCAGAGCAAGAGGATGTTCCCACGTTGATTGACCGGAAG GATAATGTTTTTATTATATCAAATCGGAAGTCAAAGTACCCTGTACTGCAGCTGGACCTTAC GTTGATCTCAGATCTTGTTGTCGTTATTGTATCTGCTACATGTGGTGGAATTACCTTTGCTTGCCTTGGACAACCA GTCATTACAGGTTATTTGCTTGCAGGTTCTATAATTGGCCCTGGAGGTTTTAGCTTTGTCAACGAACTGGTGCAA GTTGAGACAGTAGCTCAGTTTGGTGTGATATTTCTCCTTTTTGCTCTAGGACTTGAGTTCTCTACCGCAAAA CTACGAGCTGTACGTGCAGTTGCCGTTCTTGGAGGATTGCTGCAAATTATACTTTTTATGTTCCTTTGTGGTATTTCTGCCACG CTATGTGGGGGTAAAACAAAGGAAGGTGTTTTTGTTGGCGTTCTTCTTTCTATGTCTTCGACAGCAGTG GTTTTAAAATTTTTGATGGAAAAAAATAGTATCAATGCACTTCATGGCCAAGTGACGGTTGGCATACTCGTATTGCAG GATTGTGCTGTTGGTCTTCTGTTTGCACTTCTTCCAATTTTGAGCGGCGCCTCTGGTCTTCTTCATGGAGTTGCGTCAATGACAAAATC GTTTGTGCTATTAATATCGTTCCTGGGAATTCTCTCTATCCTCTCCCGTACTTGTGTGCCTTGGTTTCTTAAGCTGATGATAAGTCTTTCGTCTCAG ACAAATGAACTGTACCAGTTGGCAGCAGTTGCATTCTGCCTGTTATTTGCTTGG TGCAGTGATAAATTGGGTCTGAGTCTTGAGTTGGGTTCATTTGCAGCTGGCGTTATGATATCAACAACCGATCTTGCTCAACATACTCTTGAACAA ATTGAACCGATTCGAAATCTCTTTGCCGCCCTTTTCCTTGCCAGCATTGGGATGCTAATTAACGTCCATTTTCTGTGGAACCATGTGGATATACTTCTTGCAGCTGTAATTTTGGTGATAACAATAAAGACATTTATTGTCTCTATTGTCGTAAAAGGGTTTGGCTATAACAACAAAACATCTCTTCTT GTCGGCATGTCTCTTGCACAAATtggagagtttgcttttgttcttcTTAGCCGTGCTTCAAGCATCCATCTGATTGAG GGCAAGCTGTATCTACTTCTTCTTGGAACCACAGCGCTTAGCTTG GTAACAACACCCCTGCTATTCAAAATGATCCCAGCCGTGGTCCACCTTGGTGTTCTTTTGAGATGGTTTTCCGTCGATAGCAATCAG TTGGGCCTAAAAGGCGAAGTCCTCCGCAATGATAGCGGCAAGCGCATAAATTTGATAATCCAAGGCCCACACGACTCATGA
- the LOC123148001 gene encoding K(+) efflux antiporter 6 isoform X1: MLMRRRHLLGPVLPRLLLTALLLASAVAFLPRAAGDDAAEAGDERRVGEAVAAVERADAALGAAEAGGEAAQGNATNKEHSLADMIDRALEKEFPDSEGDQGGGEMDPGSFNNTVAEKQGVLETVARRVTKKNETKDNNSFPFKEVFLDRSEQEDVPTLIDRKDNVFIISNRKSKYPVLQLDLTLISDLVVVIVSATCGGITFACLGQPVITGYLLAGSIIGPGGFSFVNELVQVETVAQFGVIFLLFALGLEFSTAKLRAVRAVAVLGGLLQIILFMFLCGISATLCGGKTKEGVFVGVLLSMSSTAVVLKFLMEKNSINALHGQVTVGILVLQDCAVGLLFALLPILSGASGLLHGVASMTKSFVLLISFLGILSILSRTCVPWFLKLMISLSSQTNELYQLAAVAFCLLFAWCSDKLGLSLELGSFAAGVMISTTDLAQHTLEQIEPIRNLFAALFLASIGMLINVHFLWNHVDILLAAVILVITIKTFIVSIVVKGFGYNNKTSLLVGMSLAQIGEFAFVLLSRASSIHLIEGKLYLLLLGTTALSLVTTPLLFKMIPAVVHLGVLLRWFSVDSNQVELGLKGEVLRNDSGKRINLIIQGPHDS, translated from the exons ATGCTGATGCGTCGCCGCCACCTGCTGGGCCCGGTCCTCCCCCGCCTCCTCCTCACCGCCCTCCTCCTCGCGTCGGCCGTCGCATTCCTCCCCCGCGCGGCCGGCGACGACGCCGCCGAGGCGGGCGACGAGCGCCGCGTGGGCGAGGCGGTCGCGGCGGTGGAGCGCGCGGACGCCGCCCTGGGGGCCGCCgaggccggcggggaggcggcgcagGGCAATGCCACGAACAAGGAGCACAGCCTCGCCGACATGATCGACCGCGCGCTGGAGAAGGAGTTCCCCGACTCGGAGGGCGACCAGGGCGGCGGAG AGATGGACCCCGGCAGCTTCAACAACACGGTCGCGGAGAAGCAG GGAGTTCTGGAAACTGTGGCCAGAAGAGTAACGAAGAAGAATGAGACCAAAGACAATAA CTCATTCCCATTCAAGGAGGTTTTCTTGGATCGGTCAGAGCAAGAGGATGTTCCCACGTTGATTGACCGGAAG GATAATGTTTTTATTATATCAAATCGGAAGTCAAAGTACCCTGTACTGCAGCTGGACCTTAC GTTGATCTCAGATCTTGTTGTCGTTATTGTATCTGCTACATGTGGTGGAATTACCTTTGCTTGCCTTGGACAACCA GTCATTACAGGTTATTTGCTTGCAGGTTCTATAATTGGCCCTGGAGGTTTTAGCTTTGTCAACGAACTGGTGCAA GTTGAGACAGTAGCTCAGTTTGGTGTGATATTTCTCCTTTTTGCTCTAGGACTTGAGTTCTCTACCGCAAAA CTACGAGCTGTACGTGCAGTTGCCGTTCTTGGAGGATTGCTGCAAATTATACTTTTTATGTTCCTTTGTGGTATTTCTGCCACG CTATGTGGGGGTAAAACAAAGGAAGGTGTTTTTGTTGGCGTTCTTCTTTCTATGTCTTCGACAGCAGTG GTTTTAAAATTTTTGATGGAAAAAAATAGTATCAATGCACTTCATGGCCAAGTGACGGTTGGCATACTCGTATTGCAG GATTGTGCTGTTGGTCTTCTGTTTGCACTTCTTCCAATTTTGAGCGGCGCCTCTGGTCTTCTTCATGGAGTTGCGTCAATGACAAAATC GTTTGTGCTATTAATATCGTTCCTGGGAATTCTCTCTATCCTCTCCCGTACTTGTGTGCCTTGGTTTCTTAAGCTGATGATAAGTCTTTCGTCTCAG ACAAATGAACTGTACCAGTTGGCAGCAGTTGCATTCTGCCTGTTATTTGCTTGG TGCAGTGATAAATTGGGTCTGAGTCTTGAGTTGGGTTCATTTGCAGCTGGCGTTATGATATCAACAACCGATCTTGCTCAACATACTCTTGAACAA ATTGAACCGATTCGAAATCTCTTTGCCGCCCTTTTCCTTGCCAGCATTGGGATGCTAATTAACGTCCATTTTCTGTGGAACCATGTGGATATACTTCTTGCAGCTGTAATTTTGGTGATAACAATAAAGACATTTATTGTCTCTATTGTCGTAAAAGGGTTTGGCTATAACAACAAAACATCTCTTCTT GTCGGCATGTCTCTTGCACAAATtggagagtttgcttttgttcttcTTAGCCGTGCTTCAAGCATCCATCTGATTGAG GGCAAGCTGTATCTACTTCTTCTTGGAACCACAGCGCTTAGCTTG GTAACAACACCCCTGCTATTCAAAATGATCCCAGCCGTGGTCCACCTTGGTGTTCTTTTGAGATGGTTTTCCGTCGATAGCAATCAGGTGGAG TTGGGCCTAAAAGGCGAAGTCCTCCGCAATGATAGCGGCAAGCGCATAAATTTGATAATCCAAGGCCCACACGACTCATGA